In Megalops cyprinoides isolate fMegCyp1 chromosome 16, fMegCyp1.pri, whole genome shotgun sequence, the genomic window CACACGATGTATAATCATTTTAGTTTTCATGTTAGCCTCAggcatttttcatcaaaaacgTATTTCGGCAATGCAGCTTCCGAGCAAGCATGCTGAAGTAGGACAATTACAGGCTTGTGACTTACAGAAGTGACTTACAGAAGATGATGCAGCTGGTGCTACGTTTGCCTTTGCTAAGTTTGGTCATGTCGCAGTTCAGTTTCAGCGCGCATACGTTGTCAAGATCGCATGTTCTGTGCCATGCAAGTATAGTGCTCGAGGCAAAGATCGTAAATCCAGACTGCTGTGATTACAACTGTCGTTTCAGAATAATGTGGCAAAATTCACAACAGTCAACCTGTCAACACAAACTTGTCAAAGTTTGATTATGCATGATTTtatcaaaatactttttttatgTGTACAAATGTTTCGTCGGTGTGGAAATCACAGCCGGGGCTCAGCTCCTTTCAGTTCAAGTGCATACTGGGTTCACGTGAGCAAAGCCATCACATCATATTGTCAGCCTGCTCCACTCTTCTGTATTAGGGGCTGATTCAAGGGCTTTTTCTAACAGAAGATGTaagtctatttttttttctttttctcgaGCATGTACAATTATCATGTCTACCACAAGGAGACTTACATGTGTTGTTCCCTTGGGgaacaaaatgcacacaaacatgcaggaACCCAGTACTGCTTATAAGGATTCAAGAGGCTCCTGACTTGTGTCagatttgtgtattttctttttccttttgtttcatcCACTCTCTTCTGCTGTGTTCCAGGCAGCGAGATTCCCTCATTTCAGAGAGGGAACTGCAACAATGCAAAAGGCTGATGGAAAAGTACGCCTCAGTGACTGCTTTGAAAAAGTAAGTAGTGTGATGTGCTTTACTGACCGTCAGCAGATCTTTCTGTTCCTGTTCTCACTATCCTGCCAGACAGGATACACTTCATGTTTGAGAACACACCTGttcctttatctctctctctctctctctctctctctgtctttgcatAGTTGCTTCCTCTACAATCCATATTTAACCAGGCAGGCCCATGCTTTCTCTCTAAAACTATGAATGGTCACTCAAAGGCCACTGATTCAGCATACAAACAGCAGAAAGTGTCTAAAAGGTGATGCCTTCCAAAAATTGAGTCGCCCCATATGGGTCTGGAAGCCCCATGAGCTCTCTCTAGCTTACATGCAGGTTTTGGTAGCAACGACCAAAACCTGGAAGAAAACACTGACTTTTGAATCAGAGGGTGATGAATAACAACAAAACTTATTTCACAGTAACACAGTCTGACTGCGTCCTTGGGTTGCGCGTGACTCTAACTGGAAGCTTACTTACAAAGGTGTCTCTGGGGGTGCTTGAAGGTTTCTTAGAACATGTTTGTTTTGCGTTACTCTTCTTTGAAGTCTGAATGTTTGGCGTTTATACCTTTAGTGTCATTCTTCCAGCTGGACTTGGTGGACTCTCCAGGGTAGTTTGAAAAGACCCCTATTCTGACAGTTCAAGACTGAGAAATCATCATAGTTGGGGTAGTTGGTAGTCCTGGAATGGCCCTCGAGCACTACTGCAGGTCATGTAAGTGCTATCGCAATCGCTTTTTAGAACAAAAAGGCTGAAATAGTGAGGATTTCTCTTATCTTTGGGTCAATGCTGAGGTGGGCAGGTGTCATTTTCGGGGTGCAAAATGCATCATGAAATCTTGTTTCATTCCCAGCTCTTACAGAGcaaagcagcacaaacaaaGCTGAAACTGCATGGCACTGGACACATTCCCCACTTACACGCAACATGCTGACATGACGTCATGGGAACGTTGCATGCAGCTGGGTTGGCGTTGATGGTCCATTTGggtgtctcactctctcacactgttcCCTCTCTCAGGGCCCAACCCACAGACTTtttggaggaggtgagggaccTAATGAGCTGTCCCTGGACAGTCAACAGAACTCAGATGGAGATCTCCAGGTACGCCCCTCTAGATACCTGGCTCAGTGCCATCAACCCATGTGCCTACCTGAGCCCCCCCAAGTAAAATTACAGATATCCAGCCCTGCTAGCTGTGGATGCACTGTCTTTAACCACTTCcactcatgaatatttatactAAGCATGAAGATCAGGCCAGTTTTGAGTTCAACAGCGGCAGGTGGACATTTGAGAGTTAATTGCACATAAATATATGATCAATGTATACAACATCTGCagtcaaatgaagaaaaattaagaaaaaggtctcttttttatcattctgtGATGCCTTTtcgctccatctctctctctccctacctcccACTGCAGGACTGAACTATACTACTGTTGCAATGCCACTGAGGGCCTAATTCTGACTAGAAAAAACACTCCCCTGGGGCAAAAAATCACTTAcgatggagagaggaaaaggaccAGAGTGGTGGATAAGATTCTGTTCAACATGCTACCAGAGGTTGGAATCCCTGCTACTTCACATCAACATTTTTAACTACTCAAAACGTACTTTAATTCTTCAACTTTTGTTTGTATTGAGGAAACTGTGCTCTGCCCCTGTGTTAGAGAACCCCCTGGAGGAGCGGAGGTCACCTCGGGCGCTGTGCGGTCGTCGGGAATGGCGGAATCCTGAAGAACAGCAGCTGTGGCTCCAAGATTAACTCTGCTGACTTTGTCATAAGGTGAAGAATGGAGCAGCGGCTCAGATCTATGCTGCCCGGCCGGTCCACATGTAATCATGCAGACCTCCCTGGTCTCGACCTAGACCCTTTGGAGTTTCCACAAACGCGTACCAATGACACATGGCTCAACAGTTTGAACTCTGGTCCTGATCCACCTGAAGCTAATGCCTTTGGATTTTATTCTttgtaaaattgaaaaaaatattttaaaatagatgAATCATCTGTTCATAGTCAGTCAGAAGTTAAATCATAGCctacttacatttattcatttagcagacgcttttatccaaagcgacttacataggttacagttctttacaatgttatccatttatacagctggatatttactgaggcaattgtgggttaagtaccttgcccaagggtacagcagcagtgtcccagcggggatcgaaccagcaacctttcggttacgagtcctgctccttaaccactatgctacactgcctacTTGAATAGACTGCTCTTAAACTCTACCATTCATCCAACTACCGTCTCAAATTTACAGGTAAAACTATTTGTTTAGTTATGGCGGAAGCATGACTGTGCATCAAGGAAACTATGATTATTTTATGCGTACTGCAGGAAGAAAAGCTATATagatttaaatggaaataaacatgTGAACGTTTCTCAGGGAgtcataaaataacaatttccAGTGTAAAGAGGCCAAAGTTCATTGATATTTTACTGTGCATCAAGGAAACtatgattattttatgtgtactgCAGAAAGAAAAGCTATATagatttaaatggaaataaacatgTGAACTTTGCTCAGGGAGTCATAAATTTTTGTGTAAAGGTCCTTCAGAATATCCAAGTGTTTTATCTATTTCTTCAGAAGTGTAGACAGAGAACTAGCCACACTGGCAGCTGTGACAGGCACTGTAGCATAATATGGTGATTGGAACcggtgaaaatatttttatagcacaaaaaaggcaaactaTACACATGGAGTGTGGTGTTTGGACCGCTAAGCATCTTACCAAAGCTAGATCAGCGGGTGACGGTACAGGCTCGAGGTCGAGTCacatgccccttttccaccaacgcatTTCGAGGGGCGGTTCGGAGCCAGTGCCTAATCTTCAACAGTTCTTCGCGTTTCGACAGCCACagaaccggctctcggccaggaaaactggttcgtgagcagcaccaacactttgctggtctagaacaaagaaccgctgcgtcaggggctgggggcgggattatcgtgaccaactaaaactttgtgaccacaacagagctagtgtagcagctagtctgcctaaaaagaagaagtggactattctgtgaattatttgttttattgttaatcaaggaggataaatgggaacaggttgaaagtaatgatagatttaaaggtagtgtttgagcttcccctgtttccagctcaccagccaccactgctagcttggtgctagcgggaaagcggagacgtatactgacgtatacagtgacgtagCCTAATGAcatggctctatggtggctctctgcccgtggaaaagcaaacccatgcttagaaggtttgcaagttgaagcaactCCAAACTGGCACTAGAACAAGGCCAGAACTAGCACGTGgttcgcgttggtggaaaaggggtaacAGTCCACCGGTCGGTTCTGCAAATCAGGCTCCCAGATGATGAGGGACGATGAACAGGATGGGGATCGTCAGCCAAAAAACGATAAACGCTATTATCTGTAAAATATTAGTGTTCGCTAATCTCATTGTCACGGTCCGAAGTGCTTCCGGAAACGCAGCACCGATAAAAGGACTGCGTAGGTGTTGTGGGTGCTAAGAACTCACAAAAGGTGCATGGGATTTACTATTGAGTCCTAATAGGTGAAATTAGGATTTAACAGCTGTTAAAGAATTGTTAAAATAGCgtattttaacaattaacagacctcagtgcacccccagcccccccagttgtctccttataccctgatgtctacataatatttatgactttttgtgctgCCCCCCCTTGGATTGCATTTGAACCCCTCTGTATTTTATCCTGGCACCAGACCTGATCACCACGAAGCATCTCATGTTTGTGGGAACGATACAAGTGGTGAAGGAAACCTCACTGTTTCTAATTGCCATGCATTTAGCATGTATTGTATTAGCCTCCTAAATGGCAACTGCGTTTCAGCATGGAGAAGTGCTGTCTTAGCAAAACTATGAGCACGGGTATCAATGGTTGCGTTTACACTGGCCCAACTCCAGCTACACCTCATTTTCTAATGCATACTCTTTTAACTGCATCTTCTGGAAGGTTTTCTTTGTGGGAATGAGAATATTGTCTAAAAAGCTGTTTGAgggctcagtggttaaggcattAGCCCAGGTTCAATTCCAGGTGGAACAGATTGGCTTTGTTCCCTTGGGAATGGGATGGCCTAGCCTGCTGATGAATCTGGCACACTGTTGGTGATTGCAAACTGTAAcgaaaacagtgaaaaaagtaTGAAGATTGATGAAAGGGTTGCATTTAAAGTCTCTGTTTTCAGTATTTGGCGAAGCGTACAGGTATGTGTGGATTCTCCCCATTCGCCAAGGATCACGTGTGTTTCAGTAACCAGTTGGGATGAAGGAGGAAAGATGCTAAACACTCTCATTTCAGAAcaattcttttctttcagtatTGCTGCAtgcaacacatgcacaaatgaaaagaataatCAAAAATGTTGAACTTCTACCCCTGGTCCCTGGGGTTTGTCAGCTTCAGATATGTAGTGTTCTGTTCTCACtttgaaaccccccccccaaaaaaaaccttcaTGGTTTAAATGCAGTTGCCCTGCCCATGTGATTGAGGCACCACCCTCTCACTCATCCTCACCAACCCAATCCTAAACTGTGGCAAAACCCTCTTCTCTTGTTCCAGGTTGAACTTGGCTCCCATCAACTTCAGCGCGGATGTAGGAGTGAAGACCAGCTTGGTGACTGCGAATCCCACCCAGATTAGACGCGGGTAGGTCTGCACAGCATGCTGAGTTTGGGCTGCCTCTTTTTAAATGGCTCATACACCAAATTTAAATGACATGGTACaggcaattttatttttgtcatcaagtacattttatattttcatccaCCTTTTGATCAGAACACCACTaagacatttagcagacgctctggaaaacagtatctgctaaatgacgacATTGGTCTTCCTACTACTTCATGTGACTAGATAGTTATCTGTGGTTAGCAGGTGGCTCTGCTCCATTCGACGAGGGCATGTCCATCTGGCACAATGCGTTTTCACAGCTTCATCAATTGGATCCTTGGTTTTACTGAAAACGGTTTGCCGGTTTATCCTActagaccagcgtttctcaaacctctcctggaggaccccttgtcctgcatgttttagatatctccctgctccaacacagctgatttaaatgatcaattcCAGAtgctgcttaataacaaactgatcatttaaatcagctgtgttggagcagggagagatctaaaacatgcaggacaaggggtcctccaggagaggtttgagaaacactgtactACACTATTTGCTGGACGAATGTAATGGTGCTGGCTGTTTTAACCACACATAAAAAGAAGCATGTCACACATGCCGGGGCAGGCCGGGCGCTACGGGGGTGCTAGGGGTGCACCCCCAAGCAGACCTTAGTGCACCCacttgtctccttatatcccaatgtctacatagtataTATAACTTTTTGTGCACTactgtggattgcaattgcacccctctgtattttatCCTGGTACCGAGCCCATACGGGAGGCGTTGTCTGATTCGGAAGAGATCAAGTGGCAGGTCGGAATGTAAGATTTCCAGTTTGCAAATTGGTGCTTATAATGGTGGAGTCGAGAGGtgggaaaacaaagaaaccaaaagtatttttttgcTTGCCCTCGCAGGCCTGAAAcctaaaaattaattaaaacaacaaagccaAAATAAACTACAAACACTGTCCCTTTTCAGGGTATCACAAGCTAGCGGGATTTCCCCAAGGTTTACTTTCGTCGCCGCTGATAGTTACCTATATGGTTTCTCCATACAACATGAACATACCATAGAGTATGTTACCTTAATCCTGTCCACGCGCTGCAGCTCCCTTCATGTGTCAGAGGGCTTGGATGACTTCCCTTCACCCTTCCTCAGACAGACATGAACCATAAAGCACAATTACAAAGACCAATCATTTaattcaaaaatacaatacaaaacaaaggaaccATGCTAAGCTCAGCTATCACTAAACCAGCTGCTGAAAATAGGTAACTACTGCTCTTTAGCCCCATGCTTGTTTTTAATATGCTTGTTGATTAACCGGATGAAGATCATCAACTAATGGCTGGTCCAGACAGACAATTATCACACACAAACGATGGAGCTGTTTTAAAGGAGCTGATCAAATGAGACCTGTCATAAGTTTTAATTGGTTAGGCAGACAGGGATTCACAAGCATTCAACACAACTGAAAACGTAACAAAACACatcatgaatgaaacattttggaagGTTTGGGGGACAGGTAACGGCTCTCCTTCATAACACACGTTCCTCCCTCTTGCTTTACCCaactctccacctctccctccccgcAGCTACCCGAACCTGAATAAGTCTCCCAAGCCCTTGGCTGAGCGGGTGTCCGTGTATGGAaatgcccccctcctcctgcctgccTTCGCCTACGCCTTCTGCACAGGGCTCTCCTTCCAGGTCCACCAAGCCTTGCGCCCACTCCGCCCCCAGCAGAAGGTGGTCTTCTTCAACCCCGACTACCTACTGCAGCTGGACCGCTACTGGCGGAGAAAGGGCCAGCGCGCCATGCGGCTCTCCACCGGGCTGATGCTGGCGAGCATGGCCCTGGAGCTGTGCGATGACGTGGACCTGTACGGCTTCTGGCCCTTCAGATTCGACCTCAATAAGCAGGCTGTGCCGCACCACTACTATGACAATGTCGGGCCGAAGCCCGGCGCGCACGCCATGCCCCAGGAGTTCTTGCAGCTGCTGAAGATGCACAGCCGGGGGGCGCTAAAGCTGCACATCGGGAAATGCCAGTGACTCCCCCACAGATTATCCTCATGGGCAATCGCGATGCTGGGGTTAAGAGGACCCTTGAATCCTGGCTAGGATATTGCATACCGAGGCATTGAAGTACATTACTTCTTTTGCCGcgatatttataattatatttaatacgTTTACCTTATAACTATACTTTGGTCAATATGGAAAAGAGTGGGTGTAATTGGTTTTGTTTAGCACCCTGGGTGAAGGTAACTAAAGAATAACGTTGGGTGTTATCACTGTTACTCATGTATTATAGTAGCGTCCCAATACTTCAGAGTTGAGTCCTCGTGTCTCTTGCATGCAATTGTTGTCCGAAAATAATTTATTCTCATTGTGGTTTGTAATTGTACTCTGGCTTCTTATATGTGgtatatatgtttttgaatgtcTGCCTGTTCTCAATAAGTAAACATGAATGGGAGGTGACATGTGTGGAAGGAACATTGGAGATCCTTGAAAAACTCTTCTGTCAGTCGAGACAGTTGTGGAAATGTCTTATTTCCTTCATATGTCTCCTGTGGAAGTGGAACCATCCTTAAAGAGGCGACCAGTTACCAGTTTCCGGGTGCGAGGATAAAAGAGTCGAGGAAAAGACACAATGTAGCCCTTTTGGGGCACGACCTATGACTCCCTGTTCTGGCTCCGTTTTCGAGACACCGCCCCCAGTATTTATTGAGAAGTGTGATCGGATGAGAATGCTTGTTccatgtaataataataataacaataacaataccaACATCATCATTAAagattttaaagattttaattaTTGTCAATCAggggcatttctagctattgaaaagatcaggggctaagtcaagtttgcctggggcttgtcttttttttctgaagggagatcggcatcggtaggttggggaggttatatctcAGGGCATATTCACACTAGGCCcagttgccttgtaccgtgcctgAGCACGATTACACgctaaatattacatgtaaaagacgacacaattgtgtctgacagaattaaagcatagaccatttttggattgtatgatcaTAATAGCatgagcatttattaaaatttggCACTTTGTGACTCACCCTATTATAAAAATCTcattctttgtatgtgtggtgCCTTGGTCTCACATTCCAAATGcttatgattttattattttccacctGTAGGCTAATCATCTGATTAAACAAGAAAGAAGTGGGGTTTCAGCAAAGTCACCGTTGATAAAATTCCTTGCTCAAGTGAAGCTTCTACTTGGTCTTGTTGTCATTATAATCTACACTGCAGTGAAGAAACTGATTTGCGTTTCACTCTTTTACCCTGGACGGCCACTCACGGTTGCGTTGGATGATTGTTTGGATACCACTTTACTTCATGAATGTCATGAGTGTCGTTCATGAAAATTTACAAGGCGAGGCGATTAGTCTGAAAGACACCATGTTGACTGATGTTGAGTAATGAATACTGACTTAATTTCTGAGGAGTTTTGTTCTCAGATATCTTCATTTCAGTGGATTTTCCTCAACCGAGCAGTGCGTCAAAACGTTTTCCCGGAGGAATCCCTGTAAACTTGAAGTCAAGTGTCTCCTGGTGGGCAGTCAGCGAAACTGCACAAAAAGagatccccccccacccccccacccccctttttcAAAAACCACTCATCTCATGATAACCTGAACGAGTGGTTGAAAGAACGTGACCTCACCGGTGTTCGTGGTCTGTGGTACGTGTTCTAgtcattaaatttaaaaatgcagtaatttGCAAGGTAATTTTCTGGCAATGTCGAGGGAAATGTGGACAGGTATGTAGACACGTCTCTGTCTTtcaattcacattcaaatatgCTTCACTTGCACGATTCTTCAAAACACAACATTGCCAGAGCAATTGACAgtcaatacattttcagtttccagtttaaaactataaataattaattaatcaggATTAATAAATACGTAAATAACTACATATTTTAGGTAGGGCCTATCTAACTAATTAACTAACCAGGACTAATAAGGCGATCCTTCCTGAGACAGGGCACCATTTACGCTGTGTGTATGGCTTGTTTCAGAGAGGGTACCGTTTTTGTAGGGAAGACTACTGTCCGCTGACTGACATGCACTGGTTATTTGTGGAAGACGGTTAAATTCATAAAAGAACATAAATTTTAATTGTGCAAGGTCTGTTATAGGGCCCAGTTTGTCAATGCAAAACACAGGGAGGACAACAAcgttattttaattaataaaacatttttattatctacaatgacaaacattgcTTAGCCAACGAAAGgggaatgaaacaaaaaaactaaaataactaAACCGAACAGAACTACAAACACACCTGATAGATTAATGAATACACGAAGACGTTATTTATAACGGGAACATAGCAGCACACAGTGGCGTCATTAGGTCCGATCTAGCGCCGAATATTTTCgtcctgaaaaaggaggtgtttatggcaaaacaacagacatacTGTGTAACAGTAACTTGATTTGCAtcgtccgaaggtgtgataatatttatttattataaaggtagatatcAGCAGGCATTTAATAGTAGGCCTAGTCGAACGGTACCCAGATGACCTACTACATCCGAAGTATGCAAACGTAGGCCTACTATATtacgctatcccataagtcagctaACCGAAGAAGAATGATTCCccgggaaaaagagaaagaagacggCCATGTAATCAACTTGGTTAAGGTAACAAATCCATTGGATTGTTACGTAACGTTAgcttttcgttttacctcaggttgacagtcagctaagtaaagcagactgatttttaaaacatgtaaacatcagaggtcaaaggacaggtaagatggcggATGGAGTATGtccgaattgtgtccttactgTTTGCTCGCATACTCATAGAATGTACTATCTACAGTAACAGTCGGGTAGTAGGCCTACATTCTTAACCGAAGTTAGTGAATACTGTAGTGATGTATCGGTCGCGAACGAGTCGGCTCTATGAGCCGGCTCCTTTACGTGAACGATGGGAGTCGGCTCCCGTCTGAGAgccgatttctttttttttgtttgttaattaatacaagacagaataatagaATAATCTTTTCACCACAATGCTCGGCCACAGGCACTCCATACACTGACTGGATGttagaattgtaacatacattaTTGCACGAGGACCAGATGCACTTTGTTTAGAGTAGTGAAACGTTCATTTACAACGTTCAATACACATGTGTAGTCGTgcttgatgtttttacattaatgtttttataccaaacaaaatataaaataatggtattctggaaatgataaggtttagtataattacattgaataagtgatatacgtgcacacataccaattgaataatttaagtgatataggctacgtgcacacataccaatcataggtcaaaacattgctaaatttgtctgaattataaaagccagaagtggtactAAATGAAGAGCCGTTTGGGAGCCGAAAGAGCCCGctcttattgctgagctgagccaaatgatccggctcactaaaaagagccggaattcccatcactagcat contains:
- the LOC118791398 gene encoding alpha-2,8-sialyltransferase 8F-like isoform X1; translation: MRDLLIFMLVCCATFIFVTLGSYQFELWRLQQQRDSLISERELQQCKRLMEKYASVTALKKAQPTDFLEEVRDLMSCPWTVNRTQMEISRTELYYCCNATEGLILTRKNTPLGQKITYDGERKRTRVVDKILFNMLPERTPWRSGGHLGRCAVVGNGGILKNSSCGSKINSADFVIRLNLAPINFSADVGVKTSLVTANPTQIRRGYPNLNKSPKPLAERVSVYGNAPLLLPAFAYAFCTGLSFQVHQALRPLRPQQKVVFFNPDYLLQLDRYWRRKGQRAMRLSTGLMLASMALELCDDVDLYGFWPFRFDLNKQAVPHHYYDNVGPKPGAHAMPQEFLQLLKMHSRGALKLHIGKCQ
- the LOC118791398 gene encoding alpha-2,8-sialyltransferase 8F-like isoform X2 — protein: MAQPTDFLEEVRDLMSCPWTVNRTQMEISRTELYYCCNATEGLILTRKNTPLGQKITYDGERKRTRVVDKILFNMLPERTPWRSGGHLGRCAVVGNGGILKNSSCGSKINSADFVIRLNLAPINFSADVGVKTSLVTANPTQIRRGYPNLNKSPKPLAERVSVYGNAPLLLPAFAYAFCTGLSFQVHQALRPLRPQQKVVFFNPDYLLQLDRYWRRKGQRAMRLSTGLMLASMALELCDDVDLYGFWPFRFDLNKQAVPHHYYDNVGPKPGAHAMPQEFLQLLKMHSRGALKLHIGKCQ